GATTCCTGATCAGACCTACATCACCCTCAAACTGTCCGACATCATCCGCTTCGGATACGATATCCTtcagacgcacacacgcactgtttgtgtgcgtgtctgtgcgcgcctgtgtgtttctgtgtgtgtgtgtgtgtgtgtgtgtgtgtgtgtgtgtgtgtgtgtgtgataattttaatatttttctgaGCTGTTGTTCACATTCTCACGTCTACGTTCTGGAGAAAAGTAAACACAAAGTCCCGGAGGAGGCCCTAAAGGTTGgtgtttgtgggtgtgtgttttctattgtaCAAATTACTGCATAGAGGGTGTTATTTAATTTCCTTGTTTAACTGCATTTAGTTTGCATTTCCAAAACTACTCAGAGCGTCATGAATTTCTCATGACTACACACAGCATGTACAGTACCGTGAGCACATGCAGTACCGTGAGTACATGCAATTTGCAGTACCTTGAGTACGTTTGCCTCGTTCTTCTGTTTCAGCATGAGAAGTACAGCAGTCAGCTGCAGATGAGCCTAAAGCCTTCAGAGGGGAAGAAGAGTGACGTGGATGAGCGGGCGAGAGGCGAGAAAGCGCAGAGTACCAAGAGCCTCGCACAGGGTAACAATAATACAGCAACAGTACTGGCAGTAAATATACTGTGTATCAAATGTACTCCTAACAATACTGGGCGTAATACAAGCAATAACACAAAATTTTGACATCACACAGGGTCAAAAATATACTGCACTGTACAAAACATAATGTAACACAAAACCCTGCACCAGAAAGCCTGGTGCAGGGTTAAAAAGTACTGGATCAGGTGTCTGGCCGCTGTGTGTTCCTGTACGCAGATGATGTGTTGCTGTTTGTTCTGATGTATTTTTTACTATAAATCTGCTCGTTCAGGAAAATGTTTTAGTAACAAACCAGAAAGTCGTTTGTTCACGCTCCTCGGGACACTTTGATTGGTCGGCAATTTCACCTATCACACGTTTCTGTGACAGAGGCGCCGGTGTGTCGGCCCACTCCTTTGTATGGCCAGCCTTCCTGGTGGGGAGAGGAGGATTATGGGAGTAAAGTCCAAACCAGCGATGAGCCACATTCAGGTACGCACACCTTAATAAAGTGGAGGAGTGCAGTAAactggtgctgtataaataaagctaaattgAGCTGATGGTGCGTTATTGATGATGTTGGTGAGATGTCATCTCTTTGCCTCTGTCAGATGTTCAGAAAGACGCTCCCTCTGCAGATCCAGAATTTTCTGCATCGCTGTCAGACTGTCAGCCAAAGTCCGCCTTCCCTTCGTACCACCGTGAGCCGAGCTACTTTGAGATCCCCACCAAGGACTTCCAGCACCCTAAGTCCTCAGGCGCGGAGCTCCATGAGATCCCCACCAAGGACACTGACACGCCCCCGGCCCCACCCTCACTTCCCACTCCGACTCCGCCTGTCGTTCAGAGCCATGCCTCCTTTACCATTGAGTTTGATGATTGCATGCCTGGGAAGATCAAGATTAAAGACCACATCACCAAGTTCTCCACTCGCCAGAGGAAGCTGCAGGCTACACCCACCAAGACAGCCATCATGGCCACACCTGCAGAGGTGATGTCAGCAGAGAGCAAGGTGGCTGACTGGCTGGTCCACAGTGATGTAAGCATGATGAAGAGACGCCCACCGTCTGAAGACGTTTACAGCACCAAGAGTGACCTTGCCATGAACATCAAGACCCTGAAAGGTCAGAGTTGCACCTGTGTTCCGGACCATACCTGTGTTACCTGTTTGTCATTCACAGGTAATCGGGGATTATGCTTCCTGCTGGTGATAAAACCTGTCCAGCACTTCATTGTTAACAATTTATTGACACACGGTCCCTGAATCTTCTGATATTTCTCTGATTTTACTGACCCCACTAAActtctgtctttgtttgaggctaTCAAAGCTTCAGTCATACACTTGTGACCATTGAGCTTCAAAGTTCAAAAGCTAGTACTCACTGACATCTTTATTCCTGTCTTTAGGTCACCACCATGAGGATGGGACCCAGAGTGACTCAGAGGACCCAGTTCTCAAAGGAAGGGGTAAATCCCACCACTCGGTCCGCACTGAGCACTCTATGCAATCAGAGCTGTCCCAGGCGTCGCAGCAGGTCATCCAATCAGGCCAGTCCATCCATAGTCAGCTACACCAACCACTGCAGTATGCTCCACCCAGACCGGCCTCTGCCTCACCCGTAGCCCCTGAGAGGCCCCTGTCCCAGAGTCCTCCTAAAGCTCTGTCACCCACCGAATTTCCCAAACAGGCGCCCCCCGAGCACCTCACTCAGCAAGCTTTCATCATTGAGTTCTTTGATGACAACCCACGCAAGAAGCGCTCTCAGTCCTTCACCCACAACCCCGCCCATGCTGACTCGTACTCCACACTCAGAGCCAAGTTGGAGCGGCGGAAAGGCGGCGAGAGGCCGGCATCTGTGCACGGCCACATCCCTCCCACACAGCAGGTGACGGTTCCTCTGAAGAGTCAGAGCCATGGCGGCCCTCAGAGGTCAAGCTCTCTGAAGAGAGAAAAGACTGAGGGGGAGGCGGCTTCGTCGGCTTCCTCGTCTCGCTCCTCATCGGGCATCATCATCCGTATGCTGTATGATAATGATGTAACCGTTGTGTTCCTGCCTATAACACATATGTGGCACACACGTACTACACATTTACAGCATCTAGCAAAAACATCCACAATGATGACAATATCTGaactaaaaacagaaacatcagtgTGGCTAATACCCTTTTCCCTTGCAAACTCAAGAAAGGTTTGTGTGGGGGGCTTTCGGAGGGACCCAAAACACTGTCTGTAAGCCTCTGAGAATGGCACTCCATACCTTATCATACACCAAACTGTCCTCAAGGTGCGAGAGCTGCACACACCTGCACCTTACCGACCAGTTTACACTGCAGCGGCAAAGGCCAAACCTCTTTGGGCCAGTGCAGGGCCAGGGCAATACGTTCAAACGCATTAAGGGCATCGCTAGATGGGTTGGAGAGTGTCCAACCCCCCAACCACAAGAGCTTTCATATCTTCTTTTTTCAGCGACCTGGCCACCACAATACCGTAATGGGGCGGCAACAGCACAGAGATCATCCTTTCAACACCTCCCTAGATCCTCCACTGAAGGCTGCACATTAAAATCCTCTAACCTGAACTGCGCCATAACCGCCACACACCACGAGAATAATCTCGGACAAGTTCCCACTTATGTTACGCCCGCTCCCTTGCGCTGCTCTGACCGGTGGCCACCCCGGGTTTAAGGGAGGGGGCGTAACATATGGCCATTCACTGAAGCGAGGCCTTTCATGCATGTTAGTCTATGGTAGTACTAACAAGTTTCACTCTGGTATAATCCCACACCAACTGGAGCTCAGCCACACTCTTAAATAGTGTGCTCCTAACGAGGCCATCAGCTGCAGCTAGTGATGGGCAGCAGGTGTGGCAGCCTCCAGTGCAGAAACACTTCAGGTGTTGCAATCCTTCCAGTGACCCAAAACATCCGGGAACAAACATAAACAGAGGCAGGGAGACGGAAGAAGAGGGAGAGAACACAACCAACACTATATACAGAAAGCAATACATTATCAAGAGGATCCCCAGCCCGAGGAAAAACAACAAGACACTTACCTCTCCCCAGAGAGGCAAGTGACGGAAGTGAGTTTGTTTCTACAGCATGTCCAAATAATATATTCAGTTCTCTGTAACTTGAatttatgtgatttttttttttcttatgggATCATTTAAGGGTAAAATatagattatatatatatttatatagattATAATCTgatatatataattataatcAGATTATAAATATATAGTATATTTGTGTTCGTTCACAATAACATTTCCATTTCCTCTGATCTACTGAGTTTTAGAAATAATATTGTACTATTTATTATGTATATGATATTTATACGTAGCCAAGACAATCCTGCAAATGTAGCTGATTACAGTGATTTTAATAACGAAGCTGCTTTACCACAGGTTCAGATACTGCAGCAGGACAACAACTTCATGTCATCATCTCTCCTTTATTGTTAATAACTGGACTGAAGAGGCAGCAAGAATACTTGTGATGTGGATACGAGTTTTGTACAATGTTGAAATACATAAAGTTTTTGTATCTTCAATGTTTTTAAAGATGTAAAAGAAGACTTTCCTGTAAATAATATATAAGTAATAAAAGTCTATAAGAAAAGTacttgttgttgctgttatCTATGATCACAGTAAACTCGTCACCAACACATTTATGTTGTTAGTTGATAGTTTGAACCTTATGCAGATCTACCTTATCTCAATATGGTATCTCAATCATCTGTCATCTATGCAGGTAGAAATATTTCTATTTCTACCTAGCATCACCACAAATTATGACATCATAAAGACTGCTGATCACTGGATTTACAAACAACATAGACAGTCACTGAGCATTTAAATTATTTGTAAGAAGAATACATGGGAACACAGATTATATGAAAAAGATGACtgaaattttatattttgggtAGTTTAACAATGACAGATATCAATAAATAACTGTTaacaatttagatttttttaaaagcaaaaaatcaAAAAGTATCATAGATAAAAGCTTTACTTTTCCTTTACTTTGTATTATTAGTTTCATGTAGCCACTATGTTGGGTATAGAAAACAGCACAGATCAACTGATTAGTGTATATGAAACTTGAATGTGGTAATCTTGGGAAAGAAAGTGTTTCTATGCTGAAGAAAAACCCCATCTGCACTTTGAGTGTGACCACATGTCAGTGGGGGTGGGGTGTAAATTAGGCCACCACAACTTGCATGTTCAAGACAAACTCATCATATTAAAGATTTTACAACTGAAAGCAGTCCTCAGGTAAGTAAAGACAATGTTTacaattattgttattatttatacGTGAAGAGGAGCataattcaatttattttaaatgtatgcaTAATTATGAAGAAAAACTTTATAAATAGTGCAATTAAGTACACTGAGATTGTCTGCAGTGAGTTGCTCTTAATGTGAGTGGATATAAATGTGATCACTGGTAATGGactatttaattttgttttgacTAAATGATGATTTGATCAATGTGTTTAGCTGCTGACATTATCAGTTACTAGTTTGTTGGGTATGCATTACTAGTCTAATGAATTAATTCTAAAGTTAAACTTCCCTTTATGAAGGCTACCTTAAATTAGGCTAGTTTTAATTTCTTGGGTAAACAGAATGACAAATATAACAGTTgctgaaatttaaaaagttaCAAGTGgttggtttttatatttttaaacagagcttaaatcaatttttttatCCCCAAATTTATCAGGGATCTTAAACACcataaaaaacatgaaagaagttgcagtttttaaaagttCCAAATGTAGATAGGAGGCTTGAAACTATGAGAAGTTTCACACAAAGTAaaattttgcatgtgtttaatTTAAATGCTATACTATATATACTActtaaaaaaatagaagaacactttttaaatgtttttaatcagCGTAAGGTGAGTGCCATGGGGTGTTATTAATCaatgttaatgaaattaacaacaggTGCATTAGAGGGACAACAAGGagacaaccccaaaacaaaaatggTTTTGTATGTTGAAGTCACCTGCATTTTATCCGTCCTCATCTTTTCAGCAGATTGGTGcagtggctgcagtgatgcggatgctgtaccggtctgttgtggtgaagagagagcgtaaaagcgaagctttcaatttaccggtcaatctacgtccctaccctcacctattgtcacgagctgtgggtagtgaccgaaagtaCGAGATCGCgaatacaagcggcagaaatgggcttcctccaaagggtgactggcctctcccttagagatagggtgagaagttcggccattcaggaggggctcagagtagagccgctgctcctccacatcgaaaggagccaggtgaggtggttcaggcatctgacaaggatgccccctgagCACCTCCTGGGAGAGTttttctgggcatgtcccaccgggaggaggccccggggcagacccaggacacgctggagagattatatctcttggctggcctgggaatgccttggtgttcccccggataagctggaggaggtggctggggagagcgaggtctgggcttctctgtttgggctgctgcccccgcaacccggcctcggataagcggaagaaaatggatggatggatcttttcagtatttttttcagttttgcatTTGGGTAGGGTCACTACTGGTTTCATGAGGAAATATctggaccctacagaggttACACATGCCATGCTAAAGTAGTTAGAGGGTTTCCTGGGTCTCCCAAGACAGTATCAGGAGAAAGACAGTTACTCTAGGAAAGCTGGGCAGAGCTGTAGAAGGTCCTTAACCTATCAGCATGACCGGTTTCAGTAAAGAACCGGGTGAGCACTGCCAGAGACCTACAAAATGAACTCCATCACTCTtctggtgtgaatgtctctgaaaaaacaatcaaaacaaacTTCATGAAGGTAGCATGAGAGCCCAATATACACTAGTGGGCCCTGTGGTCACTGCCCGACACCATGGAGCCCAAGTGGCATTTGCCAAGTGGGGTTTGTGGCAGAGCCACCACTGTTatcctgtgcttttcacagatgaaagCAAGTTTACTTTGAGCACACATGACAGGTGTCAAAATGTCTGAAGCCATGGAGAACATAATGCTGCCCGTAACATAATTCAGCATGACCGTtttggtggtgggtcagtgatggtctggagaGGCAATGAAGGGACACACAGTCCTCTATGGGTTAGGCAACGGCACCCTGACTGTGATTTAGTATCAGGACCCTGCACTGGTGCAGAGGGTTCTGGGTTCCTCCTGGTGCAACACAATACTCATCCTTATGTAGTGAGAGCAGGCAGTCTTGGAGGATGAAGGAATTAATTCCACTGACTGGACCCCAAACTCACCTAAAGCCAATGGAAAACCTCTGGGTCACTTTCCACCTCAGTGATGCCCTTGTACCCACATCATCCTAGATGTGGGATGAGATTCCCCAGGACACAAGCCATCATCCTATTGTCAGGCATGCATACAAGCATGTGGCAGTATTTTGAGTTgctattattattgttactattattattattatttttttttttttaaagagagtaGAAAATTCTTCTACAGCAACTCCACCACACAGAAAGTCAGCTGGAGATGTGGGGAGTCCTGATATGGATCGAGGTCTGCTTCTTCTTTCCAGTGACCATACTGTTCTTCTGCTGTGCATGTGGTGTGGTACGTAAATACGTCCAATCTTTTTATGTCTATATAAGTTTgtgaacaattaaaaaaacttagcaaaaaacaaaaacaaaacactaaattaaaattaaaaacaaaaagaaaagaataacatataaaaatgaaaaaaattaaaaattagcCCAGCGATAGACTGCCAGATGTCAGATACGATCCAGCACCCATGTGACCCTGAATTAGATAAGCTGTTGActcaaaggagaaagaaaataaacatggaGTGTTGAGTCATAATTAAAGTTAAGTAGTTACTTTAATctttacaaataaaatcaaaagtcTGACAATCAAACACTTTCCAGTTACGCTCTGTAGATTCATCTTACTATAAAAGTAGCCCATTGATAGTGTAGGAatagtagaataaaataataaagtcttaccatattatattttattggtGCAGCAAAAGTAAAGGGCAATAATGTCAACTTCACTGAACCAGATACAGTCATGTCATAAAATTAGCACATCCCATGTTAACTGTTGGGCTTTTGACATACAGATTCATGAATAAATGAAACTCCTTAAAGCCAATCATGTGCTGACAGCTTCACTACTATTTAGAAATTATTCTCTAAgttcccaaaagttgattctgttcatctggacgtagcgttttctgggagaaacatttcgtcactcatccaggtgacttcttcagtctcagctgactccaggtttccccaatcttataaacagtacatttgcataatgactgaaactagcaccatcaaagccattgatcagtggttgttgatcaatggtcatgagaatttgcatattaatgatcaaggaactgacctccaagcccattgttcattcagtggtgctagtttaagttatt
This is a stretch of genomic DNA from Maylandia zebra isolate NMK-2024a linkage group LG13, Mzebra_GT3a, whole genome shotgun sequence. It encodes these proteins:
- the LOC105940948 gene encoding centrosomal protein of 170 kDa protein B, whose translation is MSVTSWFLVSSSGTRHRLPREMIFVGREDCELMLQSRSVDKQHAVINYNPTTDEHLVKDLGSLNGTFVNDLRIPDQTYITLKLSDIIRFGYDSHVYVLEKSKHKVPEEALKHEKYSSQLQMSLKPSEGKKSDVDERARGEKAQSTKSLAQEAPVCRPTPLYGQPSWWGEEDYGSKVQTSDEPHSDVQKDAPSADPEFSASLSDCQPKSAFPSYHREPSYFEIPTKDFQHPKSSGAELHEIPTKDTDTPPAPPSLPTPTPPVVQSHASFTIEFDDCMPGKIKIKDHITKFSTRQRKLQATPTKTAIMATPAEVMSAESKVADWLVHSDVSMMKRRPPSEDVYSTKSDLAMNIKTLKGHHHEDGTQSDSEDPVLKGRGKSHHSVRTEHSMQSELSQASQQVIQSGQSIHSQLHQPLQYAPPRPASASPVAPERPLSQSPPKALSPTEFPKQAPPEHLTQQAFIIEFFDDNPRKKRSQSFTHNPAHADSYSTLRAKLERRKGGERPASVHGHIPPTQQVTVPLKSQSHGGPQRSSSLKREKTEGEAASSASSSRSSSGIIIRMLYDNDVTVVFLPITHMWHTRTTHLQHLAKTSTMMTISELKTETSVWLIPFSLANSRKVCVGGFRRDPKHCL